In Triticum aestivum cultivar Chinese Spring chromosome 5B, IWGSC CS RefSeq v2.1, whole genome shotgun sequence, the following proteins share a genomic window:
- the LOC123111248 gene encoding uncharacterized protein isoform X1: protein MAAMVRACMPLRTPPAAASSTATAPAAPSKPRSSARVLVLGGTGRVGGSTATALSKLRPDLNILIGGRNREKGESLASELGEQSEFVKIDTGNAAMLEKALEDVDLVVHTAGPFQREAECTVLRAAISTKTAYIDVCDDMDYSWRAKAFHEEAKAQGVPAITTAGIYPGVSNVMAAELVSAARSEDGEPERLRFFYYTAGSGGAGPTILATSFLLLGEDVIAYNKGEEIKLKPYSGVLNIDFGKGVRKRDVYLLNLPEVKSAHKFLGVPTVSARFGTAPFFWNWGMEAFAKFLPVELLRDKDKVGKLVKEIDPLVRAIDGIVGERVSMRVDLECSNGRNTIGLFSHRKLSVSVGHSTAAFVQAVLEGSTQPGVWFPEEPEGIAIESRKLLLERASQGTTNFVMNKPSWMIETDPKEVILGIYV from the exons ATGGCCGCCATGGTCAGAGCATGCATGCCACTCCGCACCCCTCCTGCCGCCGCGTCCTCCACCGCCACCGCGCCCGCTGCCCCGAGCAAGCCGCGCTCGAGCGCCCGCGTGCTCGTGCTCGGCGGCACCGGCCGCGTCGGCGGCTCCACGGCCACCGCGCTCTCCAAGCTCCGTCCCGACCTTAACATCCTCATCGGCGGCAGGAACCG GGAGAAAGGTGAATCTTTGGCATCTGAGCTTGGCGAGCAATCCGAGTTTGTGAAGATTGATACTGGCAACGCAGCCATGTTGGAGAAAGCGCTAGAGG ATGTGGACTTGGTTGTTCATACTGCCGGGCCTTTCCAAAGGGAGGCTGAATGCACCGTCCTGCGAGCGGCGATTTCGACTAAG ACCGCATATATCGATGTTTGTGATGATATGGACTATTCATGGAGAGCCAAAGCTTTTCAtgaagaagcaaaagctcaaggtGTTCCAGCTATTACAACCGCTGGCATATATCCTGGAGTGAGCAATG TGATGGCTGCTGAGCTTGTGAGTGCTGCAAGAAGTGAAGATGGAGAGCCTGAAAGACTAAG ATTCTTCTATTATACTGCAGGCTCTGGTGGTGCTGGCCCAACAATATTGGCGACAAGTTTTCTGCTTCTTGGGGAGGATGTAATTGCATATAACAAAG GAGAAGAAATCAAATTGAAGCCCTACAGTGGAGTTCTCAACATTGATTTCGGAAAAGGGGTCAGAAAGAGAGATGTTTACTTACT GAATTTGCCTGAAGTGAAGAGTGCTCATAAATTTTTAGGTGTCCCAACGGTCAGTGCTCGATTTGGTACTGCTCCTTTCTTCTGGAATTGGGGAATGGAGGCTTTCGCTAAATTTTTACCTGTT GAGTTGTTAAGGGATAAAGATAAGGTTGGAAAGTTGGTTAAAGAAATTGATCCCCTTGTTCGAGCCATTGATGGCATTGTAGGAGAGCGTGTGTCCATGAGA GTAGACTTGGAGTGTTCGAATGGCCGAAATACTATTGGATTATTTTCTCATAGAAAACTATCTGT ATCGGTGGGCCATTCAACGGCTGCATTTGTTCAAGCAGTTCTGGAGGGAAGCACACAACCAGGTGTTTGGTTTCCGGAAGAG CCAGAGGGAATAGCAATTGAATCAAGGAAGCTGCTTCTGGAGCGTGCGTCCCAAGGAACAACAAACTTCGTGATGAACAA GCCTTCATGGATGATAGAGACTGATCCAAAGGAAGTTATCCTAGGAATATACGTGTGA
- the LOC123111248 gene encoding uncharacterized protein isoform X2, which produces MAAMVRACMPLRTPPAAASSTATAPAAPSKPRSSARVLVLGGTGRVGGSTATALSKLRPDLNILIGGRNREKGESLASELGEQSEFVKIDTGNAAMLEKALEDVDLVVHTAGPFQREAECTVLRAAISTKTAYIDVCDDMDYSWRAKAFHEEAKAQGVPAITTAGIYPGVSNVMAAELVSAARSEDGEPERLRFFYYTAGSGGAGPTILATSFLLLGEDVIAYNKGEEIKLKPYSGVLNIDFGKGVRKRDVYLLNLPEVKSAHKFLGVPTELLRDKDKVGKLVKEIDPLVRAIDGIVGERVSMRVDLECSNGRNTIGLFSHRKLSVSVGHSTAAFVQAVLEGSTQPGVWFPEEPEGIAIESRKLLLERASQGTTNFVMNKPSWMIETDPKEVILGIYV; this is translated from the exons ATGGCCGCCATGGTCAGAGCATGCATGCCACTCCGCACCCCTCCTGCCGCCGCGTCCTCCACCGCCACCGCGCCCGCTGCCCCGAGCAAGCCGCGCTCGAGCGCCCGCGTGCTCGTGCTCGGCGGCACCGGCCGCGTCGGCGGCTCCACGGCCACCGCGCTCTCCAAGCTCCGTCCCGACCTTAACATCCTCATCGGCGGCAGGAACCG GGAGAAAGGTGAATCTTTGGCATCTGAGCTTGGCGAGCAATCCGAGTTTGTGAAGATTGATACTGGCAACGCAGCCATGTTGGAGAAAGCGCTAGAGG ATGTGGACTTGGTTGTTCATACTGCCGGGCCTTTCCAAAGGGAGGCTGAATGCACCGTCCTGCGAGCGGCGATTTCGACTAAG ACCGCATATATCGATGTTTGTGATGATATGGACTATTCATGGAGAGCCAAAGCTTTTCAtgaagaagcaaaagctcaaggtGTTCCAGCTATTACAACCGCTGGCATATATCCTGGAGTGAGCAATG TGATGGCTGCTGAGCTTGTGAGTGCTGCAAGAAGTGAAGATGGAGAGCCTGAAAGACTAAG ATTCTTCTATTATACTGCAGGCTCTGGTGGTGCTGGCCCAACAATATTGGCGACAAGTTTTCTGCTTCTTGGGGAGGATGTAATTGCATATAACAAAG GAGAAGAAATCAAATTGAAGCCCTACAGTGGAGTTCTCAACATTGATTTCGGAAAAGGGGTCAGAAAGAGAGATGTTTACTTACT GAATTTGCCTGAAGTGAAGAGTGCTCATAAATTTTTAGGTGTCCCAACG GAGTTGTTAAGGGATAAAGATAAGGTTGGAAAGTTGGTTAAAGAAATTGATCCCCTTGTTCGAGCCATTGATGGCATTGTAGGAGAGCGTGTGTCCATGAGA GTAGACTTGGAGTGTTCGAATGGCCGAAATACTATTGGATTATTTTCTCATAGAAAACTATCTGT ATCGGTGGGCCATTCAACGGCTGCATTTGTTCAAGCAGTTCTGGAGGGAAGCACACAACCAGGTGTTTGGTTTCCGGAAGAG CCAGAGGGAATAGCAATTGAATCAAGGAAGCTGCTTCTGGAGCGTGCGTCCCAAGGAACAACAAACTTCGTGATGAACAA GCCTTCATGGATGATAGAGACTGATCCAAAGGAAGTTATCCTAGGAATATACGTGTGA